In one Vagococcus entomophilus genomic region, the following are encoded:
- a CDS encoding VirD4-like conjugal transfer protein, CD1115 family has product MNKIKKVWIIHLLCGLCLFYIGNRLAMIFNQLYLQTKNPIETIIKTMDVFTEELKQFSFILERTSTSLLFGGGIVAIYIGIILYNTVGKTKTRVNEEYGSAHWGIRKDIQPFIDKEKKDNILLTDTESLSLSGRMKITKEDNFNRNKNIVVVGGAGSGKTRFYVKPNLMQMHSSYVVSDSKGLLLAETGKMFEENGYKIKIFDLINRRGSDQYNPFRYLKNEDDILKIVNNLIKNTSDPKKTGGDPFFEKAETALLMAIFSYLLQEVVEEDQTLANVVELVRLANVEEDVEGYVSPLDILFQELEEKDPQNFAVAQYKIFKLAGGRTTTSILVSLGVRLAPFDIPSIQHLVSNDTLELEKVGDQKTILYILLPDTDTSFNFLASMMYQQLFDMLVHRADNHFKGRLPVHVRCVLDEFANIGQIPDFEKIISVIRSREISTNVILQNISQLKTLYKDTWETILGTSDTFLYLGGMEQSTHEYISKLLGKQTIEQQNYSVNRGSNGSYSQNYQKLGRNLLDPDEVASLKGQECILKIRGVAPFLSKKYNIERHSQYKKLGDVTPSYWYQRELEENLVPEEVLFSEVESGEETESFTEEELEKMIAELEEETLVQKEDQSTEAESEEETESFTEEELGETIEELEVKSQDTIND; this is encoded by the coding sequence ATGAATAAAATAAAAAAAGTATGGATCATTCACCTATTGTGTGGTCTCTGTTTATTTTACATTGGAAATCGACTCGCAATGATTTTCAATCAGCTATATTTACAAACAAAGAACCCGATTGAAACGATTATAAAGACAATGGATGTTTTTACAGAAGAGTTGAAACAGTTTAGCTTTATTTTGGAAAGGACATCCACGAGTCTTTTATTTGGTGGAGGAATTGTAGCAATTTATATAGGAATTATCCTATATAATACAGTTGGAAAAACAAAGACAAGAGTGAATGAAGAATACGGAAGTGCTCATTGGGGCATTCGAAAAGATATCCAACCTTTTATTGATAAAGAAAAAAAAGACAATATTTTATTGACGGATACAGAGTCGTTGTCTTTGTCCGGAAGAATGAAGATTACGAAAGAGGACAATTTTAATCGAAACAAAAATATTGTCGTCGTAGGTGGAGCAGGTAGTGGGAAGACCCGTTTCTATGTAAAACCAAATTTAATGCAAATGCATTCCTCATATGTTGTCAGTGATTCAAAGGGATTATTGTTGGCTGAAACAGGGAAGATGTTTGAAGAAAATGGATATAAGATCAAAATTTTTGATTTGATTAATCGCAGAGGCAGCGATCAATACAATCCTTTTCGTTATTTAAAAAATGAAGATGATATCTTGAAAATTGTTAACAATTTGATTAAAAATACTTCCGACCCTAAAAAAACGGGTGGGGACCCATTCTTTGAAAAAGCAGAAACTGCGCTTTTGATGGCTATTTTTAGTTATTTACTACAAGAAGTAGTCGAAGAAGATCAAACGTTGGCCAATGTTGTTGAGCTTGTTCGTTTAGCAAATGTCGAAGAAGATGTTGAGGGCTATGTCAGTCCTTTAGATATTCTCTTTCAAGAATTAGAAGAAAAAGATCCACAAAATTTTGCAGTAGCACAATATAAAATATTTAAGTTGGCTGGTGGAAGAACGACAACAAGTATTTTGGTCAGTTTAGGAGTTAGATTGGCTCCGTTTGATATTCCAAGTATTCAGCATTTGGTATCCAATGACACACTGGAATTAGAAAAAGTTGGAGATCAAAAAACGATTCTGTATATTTTATTACCGGATACAGATACAAGTTTTAACTTTTTAGCAAGTATGATGTATCAACAGTTGTTTGATATGCTTGTACACCGAGCAGATAATCATTTTAAAGGTCGTTTACCTGTTCATGTACGGTGCGTTTTGGATGAGTTTGCGAATATTGGACAAATTCCAGATTTTGAAAAAATTATTTCAGTTATCCGAAGTCGTGAAATTTCAACAAATGTTATTTTACAAAATATTAGTCAGTTGAAAACGCTCTACAAAGATACTTGGGAGACGATTCTTGGAACAAGTGATACTTTCTTATATTTAGGTGGTATGGAGCAAAGTACCCACGAATATATTTCAAAATTATTAGGAAAACAAACAATTGAACAACAAAACTATAGTGTGAATCGTGGCTCTAATGGTTCGTATAGTCAAAATTATCAAAAATTAGGCCGTAACCTTTTAGATCCAGATGAGGTAGCGAGCCTCAAAGGTCAAGAATGTATCTTGAAGATTCGTGGAGTCGCCCCATTTTTGTCTAAAAAATACAATATTGAAAGACATTCTCAATACAAAAAATTGGGAGATGTTACGCCAAGTTATTGGTACCAACGTGAACTTGAAGAAAACTTGGTGCCAGAAGAAGTTTTATTTTCTGAAGTGGAAAGTGGAGAGGAAACGGAGTCGTTTACCGAAGAAGAGTTAGAGAAAATGATTGCAGAACTCGAAGAGGAAACTTTAGTTCAAAAAGAAGATCAATCCACAGAAGCGGAAAGTGAAGAGGAAACAGAATCGTTTACCGAAGAAGAGTTAGGAGAAACGATTGAAGAACTCGAAGTGAAATCACAAGATACAATAAACGATTAA
- a CDS encoding lysozyme family protein yields MENEKHRQENPKEIEAAKKSGENVLGSSVKMTKKVFMNKHQRLNKKPSIGYKGYSGKPKSLLKKKPLSIVQEKNPAQLIGGAKKSGQKQDLSNKVESLKRVVDNKAAEKVASLNPKTKKAVYAKKMLEMVINTIGRDANGSLNLIGLILSIVIIFSIVLATAPLLPIIVILAAIIAIFLAIWSFLVGLFTIKTENMALEEAYRLVTYMDAETNQNIHNLYQKYSLDQNVDQVKFTVNGFAANAEDFLYSTDGDKFLYYLNAKYEDYDIDNKVDKNNYFNVTTVRQEMQALHKEGFHYTDDGIKTEKVKETTTVYDPDTGKEETKEQIVEKKVATINVSITSLTQVVDEHPSIMTVDQRDKFFPIQDLPQFVNKIALGNPLGKNKYATVTEKYGYRGRNTDSWDNYVRIRATKGDPVYATAKEEVDEISGGTVENFGPQKLKVIYKNLTNIKVREGQNLNEGDLIGYTAINGIDMSIKENRTLHKDPNLYPSAYMDRLSYQFPGNDGTLLPGGGLTGDLIDPPASVSKWRDLAQKYCDQNNISKYVNLVLAIIWEESGGDSQKNPDIMQSSESAGHKITNPEESIQAGTKLLASLIKQGKDDQVLDIAVLQAYNYGSGFLDWLKEKNFKYSFETGKNYAAEKAKSKTIAYANPIAEKMGYSWRYAYGNMFYVKLVTQHITQETGELVNIAKKEVGMSNGSKYWEWFGYNGRIEWCQIFVSWVANQAGYDADGLILKTASCITEVDYLKKNARYKEAVSGYIPKSGDLIFFDWSGTRTGKDHVGIVEYSDGKTVQTIEGNSSDMVKRNTYNINDINISGYGNMSGGEG; encoded by the coding sequence ATGGAAAATGAAAAACACAGACAAGAGAATCCTAAAGAAATAGAAGCGGCAAAAAAATCTGGTGAGAATGTACTAGGCTCCTCTGTGAAAATGACTAAAAAAGTTTTCATGAACAAGCATCAACGGTTAAATAAGAAGCCAAGTATAGGGTATAAAGGTTACAGTGGGAAACCAAAGAGTTTACTAAAAAAGAAACCTTTGAGCATTGTTCAAGAGAAAAATCCTGCCCAATTGATTGGGGGAGCAAAAAAATCAGGCCAAAAACAAGATTTATCGAATAAAGTGGAATCGTTAAAACGAGTGGTTGACAACAAGGCAGCTGAAAAGGTAGCAAGTCTTAACCCAAAAACAAAAAAAGCAGTGTACGCTAAAAAAATGTTAGAAATGGTAATCAATACAATTGGTCGTGACGCAAATGGTTCTTTGAATCTTATTGGCTTAATTCTTTCGATTGTAATTATTTTTTCAATCGTGCTGGCAACGGCCCCTTTACTGCCGATCATTGTCATATTAGCAGCAATCATTGCGATATTTTTAGCTATATGGAGCTTTTTAGTGGGACTATTTACGATTAAAACTGAAAATATGGCGCTAGAAGAAGCGTATCGTTTGGTTACTTATATGGATGCAGAAACGAATCAAAACATTCATAATCTGTATCAAAAATATTCCTTAGATCAAAATGTTGATCAAGTGAAATTTACTGTCAATGGCTTTGCCGCAAATGCAGAGGACTTTTTATACTCTACGGACGGAGATAAATTTTTATACTATCTTAATGCGAAATACGAAGATTATGATATTGATAACAAAGTGGATAAAAATAATTATTTCAATGTAACCACGGTCCGCCAAGAGATGCAAGCCTTGCATAAAGAAGGGTTTCACTATACAGATGATGGCATTAAAACAGAAAAAGTCAAAGAAACTACAACAGTATATGATCCAGATACAGGAAAAGAAGAAACAAAAGAACAAATTGTAGAGAAAAAAGTTGCGACGATAAATGTCTCTATCACTTCGCTGACACAAGTTGTGGATGAGCATCCCTCAATTATGACTGTTGATCAAAGAGATAAGTTTTTCCCAATTCAAGATTTGCCTCAGTTTGTTAATAAGATTGCCCTTGGAAATCCCTTAGGAAAAAATAAATATGCTACCGTAACTGAAAAGTATGGGTATCGTGGCCGGAATACGGATTCATGGGACAATTATGTTAGAATTCGGGCAACTAAAGGAGATCCGGTATATGCAACTGCAAAAGAAGAAGTGGATGAAATCAGTGGCGGTACAGTTGAAAACTTCGGACCACAAAAATTAAAAGTTATCTATAAGAATTTGACGAATATCAAAGTGCGAGAAGGGCAAAACTTAAATGAAGGAGACCTAATCGGATATACAGCTATCAACGGGATTGATATGTCGATTAAAGAAAATAGAACGCTGCATAAAGATCCTAATCTTTATCCATCAGCATACATGGATCGTTTATCTTACCAATTTCCTGGGAATGATGGAACACTGCTTCCAGGAGGTGGATTGACGGGAGATTTAATTGACCCACCGGCAAGTGTATCTAAATGGCGAGATTTAGCGCAAAAATATTGTGATCAAAACAATATTTCGAAGTATGTGAACTTAGTTTTGGCAATAATTTGGGAAGAGTCAGGTGGAGACAGCCAAAAAAACCCAGATATTATGCAATCAAGTGAGTCAGCAGGGCATAAAATTACAAACCCAGAAGAATCCATTCAAGCAGGTACCAAGTTACTAGCCAGTTTAATCAAACAAGGGAAAGATGACCAAGTGCTAGATATAGCCGTTTTACAAGCTTATAATTATGGATCTGGATTTCTTGATTGGCTTAAGGAGAAAAATTTCAAGTACAGTTTTGAAACGGGAAAAAATTACGCAGCAGAAAAAGCAAAAAGTAAAACCATCGCTTATGCAAATCCAATCGCAGAAAAAATGGGGTATTCTTGGCGGTATGCTTATGGAAACATGTTCTATGTAAAATTGGTAACGCAACATATCACACAAGAGACTGGAGAGTTAGTAAATATTGCGAAGAAAGAAGTCGGAATGTCGAATGGGAGTAAATACTGGGAGTGGTTTGGATATAATGGACGTATTGAGTGGTGCCAAATTTTCGTGAGTTGGGTAGCAAATCAAGCTGGCTATGATGCGGATGGCTTGATTCTAAAGACTGCTTCTTGTATTACAGAAGTAGACTACTTAAAAAAGAACGCTCGCTATAAAGAGGCAGTATCAGGATATATTCCTAAATCAGGAGATTTGATTTTCTTTGATTGGTCGGGGACAAGGACAGGAAAAGATCACGTCGGAATTGTGGAATACTCAGATGGTAAGACTGTTCAAACCATTGAGGGGAATTCATCTGACATGGTCAAACGGAATACCTACAATATTAACGATATCAACATTTCTGGCTATGGCAATATGAGCGGAGGAGAAGGATGA